ATCCTCCGTCAAGTTTTACAATTTTGCGTGAAAATTTTGCTTTTTGCTGAGTAAttgtgaaattaaattttacgAAATCTTTACTAAAGTTTTAACAAACACaaagtttttcatttatttctctTTGCATCACTTTACGAAGAAAAAATTGATCAACTGTATGTGGCCAGAAAATCCGACACAGCttcaaaattttatgatttaaGGACATTTTAGAAGGTTTCGAGGTCAAAATGTAGAAATAAACACCGAAAAACGTATAAAATGTAGCTATTGCAATTTTTGCGCAAATTTTTAGGATATCATTCATGCTTGCAGCATTTATGCAATTCAGTTATTCATCTCAGTCCTGGTGCAAGGTAAACATATGTTCCCATCTTATTTAACCCTGAATATACTGGGCTTTTCGCAAGGCTAAAATTCTATATTTTAACGATTTCAGggtaaaaatctgaaaaaatcgAGAGATCATGTTAATCGCATTTCCATGCTTTGCAGAATGATTCATTTGATCCAATTAGAAGGATTTCAcaaagatttttaggggtaatTTGGCGTATTAGCCAATATCTAAAGCTCTGAAAGTTATGAGACCTAAGGAGCTATTGAAAAAGAACTGGCTGGAGGGCGGATACCGTATTTAGGATTGAGGaggaacgatattttaaatttaaattttagattttggaaAACAAAATAATCATTCTAACTGTTTTAGGGTCCATTTTCGTTTTTCCCATACTCTTCTGTTTCAGTAAGTATAAGCAGAGACAAATTCGCCCGATGCTAAAAGGTGTTTGCGCTGTGTGACATCATTTATGTATAAACCAATCattcttttataaatatttgtcAACATGCAATGAAATTCTACGAATCGTTTACAtgtcaaataaataaatcaaataaattGCTACAGTGAAAAATTTGTTCAGTGattataaaaattagaaaaaaaagagaGCAGGAATAGTTTTCACTCTCCCCCTCTTTAAATAAGGTTTTGCAAAAACAGTGTTCTGCCGAATGTGCCAGCAGTAtggataaatattttaaaactataaataCCAGCATAGAGAGTATATTAAGCCATGTCCGAACCTTCCCTCGTGGTGATTTGTTGCTGTTGTGTTTTTTGGCTGATTCGGTGTTTTgcataaatttgtaaaaataaagccATAAAAACTATGGTTACACCAAAAATCGCTTGAGCGGACAACACATGTCGATATATTAAACAGGACAGCAAAATGCTCAACATCTGTCGTGTGACCATGATGATGGTAAAAACGAGAGGTCCGAACTCACCAATcgtgtaaaatataaacaactgtCCAGTCGCTGAGGTAAGCGAGATAACAACGACGTGCGAAAAAAACGACGGGTATTTCATCATAAACGAGACTGCGTAAAACATACCACCACTTAACAAAAGAGGCGCCGAAGTAAACAAAACTGAGAAAGCGTTCACGTTAAACATCATTTGCATGGAAGAAACTTTGTACTCCTTGAATAGCTTTGATTGCCAGTTCGATGTGAAGCTATCAAAACCCATGTAACCGAGCATCAACACAATTCCTGGCACGGTAGTTGCAGCGGAGTGATGTTTATCGGATGCTGTCGACATAAGAAAAAGACTCACACCTATGGAGATCATCACAGCGACTACGTACTCATAATATTGATAGGTTTTTTTCGACACAAATTTCCCCATTAGCATTACTGGGATCATTTTCGAAGCTTTACCAAGAACTTGAGTGGGAAAGCTGACAAACTTTAGAGCCTCGTATTGACACCACGAGCTGCAAATGTTTGACAAGGAGCTAAAGGAAAATCTGTAAAACGGCCCACTCCAGTTGGGAGCCGTAAAAAAAACGTAAGTAGCAGCGACGAGTAGCGCAACGATACGATTCATAAAGACGAGAAATTCTGAATTTTCGAAATGGACAGCTTCATCGCCCACACCATATTTCTGTGTCATGACTTTTTCTTGAAGGACGCCCCAGGTGAGATAGGATACTTGCAGACCTGAAGCAAACAGTATGTACTTACATATAGGTCTGAAAAAAAACGCTTAATGCCAGCTAAGGAGAGACTTAGCTATCTCTGAAGTTTTATTGATCGAAAAGATACTTCCCTAATATCGAAAAGCGCTTGGAAAGTGCAGCTGAACACTGAGCACTGAAGCAATAGATCAAGTGAACAAACAGAAAAAGCATTATCAAAAATTTAGCAATCCaagaatttttcatttttccacACTGCTTTATCCGAATGACGAAATATGTAACATTCTTGAAAGATAAAAATACCTGTAGTACAGAAAATAAGTTTTGTTGCAACCACAGATGAGGTTGTTCCAGTAAAACATCGAAAGATGGAAGCTGGTGCTACTGCTGACGCTGTTTCCTTGGTAACACCAAACACACAACATTGAATCAAACGGAACATGAAGCCTTGCCctgagaaataataatttgataatacGATCCCAACATTATTCATGAAACACTTAATGGTAAGTGATAAGTGTGTGACAACATTTAATAATTGGGATAAAAAATGATAGTTAACGCTAAAGGGAATTCTGATCAGGTCAAGTTTTGATGCCGCTTTACAAATTTTTTCAACCTTCTGACTT
This is a stretch of genomic DNA from Hydractinia symbiolongicarpus strain clone_291-10 chromosome 9, HSymV2.1, whole genome shotgun sequence. It encodes these proteins:
- the LOC130656272 gene encoding adenosine 3'-phospho 5'-phosphosulfate transporter 1-like encodes the protein MAYNKLSRVFLHLAFIYVTFCEEKSEESKMEPTQLPHSHSHSHHLPHRMHSGENWLHSFAWNVIGYSVILIPAFFIMRMIKTSNFNEREGQGFMFRLIQCCVFGVTKETASAVAPASIFRCFTGTTSSVVATKLIFCTTGLQVSYLTWGVLQEKVMTQKYGVGDEAVHFENSEFLVFMNRIVALLVAATYVFFTAPNWSGPFYRFSFSSLSNICSSWCQYEALKFVSFPTQVLGKASKMIPVMLMGKFVSKKTYQYYEYVVAVMISIGVSLFLMSTASDKHHSAATTVPGIVLMLGYMGFDSFTSNWQSKLFKEYKVSSMQMMFNVNAFSVLFTSAPLLLSGGMFYAVSFMMKYPSFFSHVVVISLTSATGQLFIFYTIGEFGPLVFTIIMVTRQMLSILLSCLIYRHVLSAQAIFGVTIVFMALFLQIYAKHRISQKTQQQQITTREGSDMA